From one Bacteroides fragilis NCTC 9343 genomic stretch:
- a CDS encoding fimbrial protein, translated as MKKLMVILITGLLYMSCTDSMEVSGDADRNNTEDVSVRLVITIPASTTYARTRGTFATTDHESKISEIQVLVFEEGKYKYRVPGISINNTSSAASFKALLKSSSSPLKLLILANATDAVIANEPSVDDSEDLVKKNINLRFNNITSDFPMYGEYELPGGLEATVINNITGIKMLRSIARVDVKATEVANFKLSGVKAYRANDHLQIIPDETGVVRVTLPSVPAGSSGNVNSILYPVPTENLNEFSAQLYLPEADSPTPDNRVSQATCIVVEGYYEGSDQPGYYRMDFDPDNVENAFGKVLRNHKYIFNIKKVSGPGWGSPDEAANNRSAHIVAEVQAWDDYTIDMNFDGEHHFGVSTREIVLKNKAGSAGIINVSTDLPDYTLQWADAAGTPTGTGSQSLANEYFTVTKAQNGSQLVITALQSNSTNDTSRIQNFVITAHRWRILVNIQQKYDVAAYQTIHLLTFNAGLGYLGTNIIGSGSAEARATGLRGILNNQNNFGPTGTVECGGYNLIGVNANYNNLTDALFASFDVVYVHYMGNLLFGTSDAQKAHNWVKSKKNRVLIVSYDALDVSQNLLKEILGGNNGISFLTSNTGPYPLATPENGNSYFSTTGPFTSAPYTPINTDFSLRNYDAYHGEIQLNTEASKGITPILMGPAGGIVLGIDYSRRIVYWGDTDIGSSASSSTSTTDNRINNNSGTINNNASKLIANVFAWIVETVLYGE; from the coding sequence ATGAAAAAATTAATGGTAATTCTGATAACCGGCCTTTTATATATGTCGTGTACCGACAGTATGGAAGTGTCCGGAGATGCAGATAGAAATAATACAGAGGATGTATCGGTAAGGTTAGTGATAACCATACCGGCCTCCACTACATATGCCCGGACGCGAGGAACATTTGCGACGACCGATCATGAGTCTAAAATCAGTGAGATTCAAGTGTTAGTGTTTGAAGAAGGTAAATATAAGTACCGTGTACCCGGCATATCCATCAACAACACTTCATCCGCTGCTTCTTTTAAAGCTTTATTAAAATCAAGCAGTTCGCCTTTAAAATTACTCATATTGGCCAATGCTACCGATGCGGTAATAGCCAATGAGCCTTCGGTGGATGATAGCGAAGATTTGGTGAAAAAGAACATCAATCTCCGGTTCAACAATATCACTTCCGATTTTCCAATGTATGGGGAGTATGAATTGCCCGGAGGATTAGAAGCAACGGTTATAAATAATATTACCGGAATAAAGATGTTACGTTCCATTGCCCGGGTAGACGTGAAAGCTACGGAAGTGGCAAACTTTAAGCTGTCAGGGGTGAAAGCATATCGTGCCAATGACCACTTACAGATAATACCCGATGAAACTGGAGTCGTCAGGGTTACGCTTCCGAGCGTACCTGCCGGAAGTTCCGGAAATGTAAACAGTATCCTGTATCCTGTACCTACTGAGAACCTGAATGAATTTTCAGCCCAACTTTATTTGCCTGAAGCCGATTCACCAACTCCGGACAACCGGGTAAGTCAGGCAACCTGTATTGTTGTAGAGGGTTATTATGAAGGGAGTGATCAACCGGGTTACTACCGTATGGATTTTGATCCCGATAATGTTGAAAATGCTTTCGGGAAAGTACTTCGTAATCATAAGTACATATTCAATATAAAGAAGGTCTCAGGTCCGGGGTGGGGTAGTCCGGACGAAGCGGCGAATAATCGTTCCGCCCATATCGTAGCCGAAGTACAGGCTTGGGATGATTACACCATTGATATGAATTTTGATGGAGAACATCATTTTGGAGTGTCGACCCGGGAAATTGTTCTCAAGAACAAAGCAGGTTCCGCAGGCATTATCAACGTAAGTACCGATCTTCCAGACTATACCTTACAATGGGCCGATGCCGCAGGAACTCCCACAGGAACCGGAAGTCAGTCATTGGCAAATGAATACTTTACTGTAACAAAAGCTCAAAATGGAAGTCAGTTAGTGATTACGGCTCTGCAGAGTAATTCGACGAATGATACTAGCCGAATTCAAAATTTTGTCATCACAGCCCACCGTTGGCGTATTCTGGTGAATATTCAGCAAAAATATGATGTGGCCGCTTATCAGACAATTCATCTTCTAACGTTCAATGCCGGGTTGGGATATCTGGGAACGAACATTATTGGTTCCGGCAGTGCCGAAGCGCGTGCAACCGGTCTTCGAGGTATATTGAATAATCAAAATAATTTCGGTCCGACCGGAACTGTTGAATGTGGAGGTTATAATCTGATAGGTGTAAATGCCAACTATAATAACTTAACCGATGCTCTTTTTGCCTCTTTTGATGTTGTCTATGTCCATTATATGGGCAATCTGTTGTTCGGTACCTCGGATGCACAAAAAGCTCATAACTGGGTGAAATCGAAAAAGAATCGTGTATTGATTGTTTCTTATGATGCTCTGGATGTCAGCCAGAATTTATTAAAAGAGATATTGGGCGGGAATAACGGCATTTCTTTTTTAACGAGTAATACCGGTCCCTATCCTTTGGCAACTCCAGAGAATGGTAACAGCTACTTTAGCACTACCGGTCCTTTTACCAGTGCCCCATATACTCCTATCAATACCGACTTCTCTTTACGCAATTATGATGCTTATCATGGCGAAATACAGCTCAACACGGAAGCATCCAAAGGCATTACTCCTATATTGATGGGACCTGCGGGAGGTATTGTTTTAGGCATTGATTATTCAAGGAGAATCGTTTATTGGGGTGATACGGATATAGGTAGTTCGGCGTCCAGTTCGACGTCAACTACCGATAACCGTATAAACAATAATTCCGGGACCATTAATAATAATGCGTCCAAACTCATAGCTAATGTTTTTGCCTGGATAGTAGAAACTGTACTATATGGAGAGTAA
- a CDS encoding Dyp-type peroxidase, with protein MNSHQELFGGNIPQDVTGKQGENAIFIVYGLKQSDNTIKQVKDLCANFSALIRSMRNRFPEMQFSCTIGFGADAWKQLFPEQGNPKELKTFETIKGAKYIAVSTPGDILLHIRAKQMGLCFEFASIIDEKLKGVVDSIDETHGFRYMDGKAIIGFVDGTENPAVDENPYHFAVIGDEDPDFIGGSYVFVQKYIHDMTTWNSLPVEAQEKVIGRHKYNDVELSDEEKPQNAHNAVTNIGDDLKIVRANMPFANTSKGEYGTYFIGYASTFSTTHKMLENMFIGDPVGNTDRLLDFSTPITGTLFFAPSYDLLAKLGE; from the coding sequence ATGAATTCACATCAAGAATTATTCGGTGGAAATATTCCACAAGATGTAACTGGAAAACAAGGCGAAAACGCTATCTTCATTGTCTACGGGCTGAAACAATCGGATAACACTATAAAACAAGTAAAAGATCTATGTGCTAACTTTTCCGCACTGATACGCAGTATGCGTAACCGATTTCCCGAAATGCAATTCAGTTGTACGATCGGATTCGGAGCTGATGCTTGGAAACAACTTTTTCCAGAGCAGGGCAATCCTAAGGAATTAAAGACTTTTGAAACAATTAAAGGAGCTAAATATATTGCGGTTTCAACCCCCGGTGATATTCTTCTACACATCCGGGCAAAACAGATGGGACTCTGCTTTGAGTTTGCCTCCATTATCGACGAAAAGCTGAAAGGGGTTGTAGATTCAATCGATGAAACTCATGGATTCAGGTATATGGATGGAAAAGCAATCATCGGTTTTGTGGACGGTACCGAAAATCCGGCAGTAGATGAGAATCCCTATCATTTTGCGGTGATAGGTGACGAGGACCCGGACTTTATCGGTGGCAGTTACGTCTTCGTACAAAAATACATTCACGACATGACTACATGGAATTCACTTCCGGTCGAAGCCCAGGAAAAGGTAATCGGCCGTCATAAATACAATGATGTGGAATTGTCGGACGAGGAAAAGCCGCAAAATGCACACAACGCTGTCACTAATATTGGAGACGACTTGAAAATAGTACGTGCCAATATGCCGTTTGCCAATACTTCGAAAGGAGAATACGGAACATATTTTATCGGCTATGCAAGTACCTTCAGCACCACCCACAAAATGTTGGAGAATATGTTTATCGGTGACCCTGTGGGAAACACCGACCGTTTACTGGACTTCAGCACTCCGATAACAGGAACCCTGTTTTTCGCACCTTCATACGATCTGCTTGCTAAACTCGGAGAGTAA
- a CDS encoding RagB/SusD family nutrient uptake outer membrane protein, with amino-acid sequence MKIKLKHIYFCSLIGMGGLALTSCNDFLDRSPISDITPEDYFNTVDQVGSYVINYYDDYLENSNTTKMYHQRAWNSGVVRNDANTDNLLSDDGNLDYFAGNKQVPEGKNIQEPLNRIRVWNYLFEKVLPKEKEGTIPGDAELLKQYIGEAYFFRALAYYNALVRFGDYPIITEVLPDDSETLIKKSQRAPRNEVARFILKDLDEAVSRLKERGFQNNQRINKQAALVLKSRVALFEATFEKYHQGTGRVPGDPTWPGAAMSYNSGKTFDIAGEINFFLTEAMQAAVAVADHVQLAENSHVMNPPYNTLYGWNPYFEMFSQPDLSNVEEVLLWKQYNLSLTVSHCVGARLKNGDRTGLTRSLIKTFLMKDGLPIYASNSTIDDRTVSDEKKDRDERLQLFVWGEKDAWMTDERADTVKNYNKDQAGNTVTTPVPVPWVKSTVISDQEQTRDITGYRSRKFYPYDDEQSKSDELLGTNACPIFRASEAYLNYIEACYEKNGTLDSKAQEYWKAIRRRAGVDEDYQKTIARTDLGREDDLGVYSGDRMVDATLYNIRRERRCEFIAEGMRWDDLKRWRSWDRLFTEPYIVEGINFWDEAYKLYTTVDKDGNEKSAVVADGSTSANMSPKSDGKYVRPLRRTQTNNQLYDGYTWKKAYYLEPLGLQDLQLSATNPEDINTSMMYQNPYWPAGTGKALE; translated from the coding sequence ATGAAAATAAAACTGAAACATATTTATTTCTGCTCATTAATCGGAATGGGCGGATTGGCACTGACTTCGTGTAATGATTTTCTGGATCGTTCGCCCATCAGTGACATCACTCCGGAAGATTACTTCAACACTGTAGATCAAGTGGGAAGCTATGTTATCAATTATTACGATGACTACCTTGAAAACTCAAATACGACTAAAATGTATCACCAAAGAGCATGGAACTCCGGAGTGGTACGAAATGATGCGAACACTGACAATTTATTGAGTGATGACGGAAACCTGGATTATTTTGCGGGAAATAAGCAAGTACCCGAAGGGAAGAATATTCAGGAACCTCTGAATCGTATTCGGGTATGGAATTATCTTTTTGAGAAAGTATTACCTAAAGAAAAAGAAGGTACAATCCCCGGAGATGCAGAACTGTTAAAGCAATACATCGGAGAAGCCTATTTTTTCCGTGCGTTGGCATATTATAACGCATTGGTACGTTTCGGTGATTATCCCATCATTACCGAAGTATTGCCGGATGATTCGGAAACACTGATCAAAAAAAGTCAGCGTGCCCCGCGCAATGAAGTGGCACGTTTCATCCTAAAAGATCTTGACGAAGCTGTCAGTCGACTGAAGGAACGTGGTTTTCAGAATAACCAACGCATCAACAAACAGGCTGCATTAGTGCTGAAATCAAGAGTTGCACTGTTTGAAGCAACTTTTGAAAAATATCATCAGGGAACGGGACGCGTACCCGGCGATCCCACATGGCCCGGAGCCGCCATGAGTTATAACAGTGGAAAAACATTCGATATTGCTGGCGAAATAAACTTCTTCCTGACCGAGGCAATGCAGGCAGCGGTAGCTGTTGCAGACCATGTTCAATTGGCAGAGAACTCGCATGTAATGAATCCTCCATACAATACACTTTATGGATGGAATCCTTATTTTGAAATGTTCAGTCAACCGGATCTTTCGAATGTGGAAGAAGTACTGTTGTGGAAACAGTATAACCTGTCACTTACCGTGTCGCATTGTGTGGGGGCCCGCCTTAAAAACGGAGATCGTACCGGACTGACACGTTCGTTGATCAAAACATTCCTGATGAAAGACGGTCTGCCTATTTATGCAAGTAATAGTACTATTGATGACAGAACGGTGTCTGACGAAAAGAAAGACCGCGACGAGCGCTTGCAATTGTTTGTATGGGGAGAAAAAGATGCCTGGATGACAGATGAAAGAGCGGATACAGTGAAAAATTACAATAAGGATCAGGCGGGAAACACTGTGACAACTCCGGTACCGGTACCTTGGGTAAAATCTACTGTAATCAGTGATCAGGAACAGACACGTGATATCACCGGTTATCGTTCCCGTAAGTTCTATCCGTATGATGACGAACAAAGTAAGTCGGACGAACTGCTGGGGACCAATGCCTGTCCTATTTTCCGTGCTTCCGAAGCATATCTTAACTACATAGAGGCTTGTTATGAGAAGAATGGTACGCTGGACAGCAAGGCACAGGAATATTGGAAAGCCATACGCAGACGTGCCGGTGTCGATGAAGACTATCAGAAGACAATCGCCCGCACGGATCTGGGGCGCGAAGACGATCTGGGAGTTTACTCAGGAGACCGGATGGTGGACGCTACACTTTACAACATACGTCGCGAACGTCGCTGCGAATTTATTGCCGAAGGCATGCGCTGGGATGACCTGAAAAGATGGCGCTCTTGGGACCGGCTATTTACGGAGCCATATATTGTGGAGGGCATTAACTTTTGGGATGAAGCCTATAAACTTTACACAACCGTAGATAAAGACGGCAATGAAAAATCCGCGGTGGTAGCTGATGGCAGCACGTCTGCCAACATGTCGCCAAAATCGGACGGGAAATACGTACGGCCATTGCGTAGGACACAAACCAATAATCAGCTTTATGACGGATATACCTGGAAAAAAGCTTATTATCTGGAACCACTCGGCTTACAGGACTTGCAATTGTCGGCCACCAATCCGGAGGATATCAATACATCTATGATGTATCAAAATCCATATTGGCCTGCCGGCACAGGCAAAGCGCTTGAATGA
- a CDS encoding SusC/RagA family TonB-linked outer membrane protein — protein sequence MTKKSNLSLRFTRVWEKHCLKTAAATLLLCCVLPVQAKADTYKTQETASIQQQTVKTTGVIIDNTGEPLIGVSVKVQGTNTGTITDLDGKFSIDTPPKALLEFSFIGYKTIIMEVTGKELHITMQEDSKQLDEVVVVGYGSQKKVNVTGSVSMVNADVLESRPVQNVSQALQGVIPGLNMSVGSSGGTLDGKLNVNIRGAGTISDGSSSSPLVLIDGIEGDMNTVNPNDIESVSVLKDAASSSIYGARAAFGVILITTKSGKSGKTRVNYSGNVRFSDAIQLPDMVDSYTFAQYFNRASTNGGESPTFDEKALQNILDFQNGKFTDPSTPEYYGVEAGPDGKWKSYAGSFANTDWFKEFYKSWTPSTEHNLSISGGTEKLTYMISGSFLNQNGLIRHGEDNFNRYTMNAKISAKPAEWVTLNYTSKWTREDYDRPTYMTGAFFHNIARRWPTCAPMDPNGHYMPNMEIIQLEEGGVQTSQRNWYTNQLQAIFEPVKDWRIVVEGSMRTYTRKQHWAVLPIYGYDVNNKPYLLSWNGGAAGYSEVQDEREDEDYFSGNIYSDYAKTIGNHYFKVMGGFNAELFRPSGMTGFGTDLISSNVPSLGLTQDNQKANAWARERAIAGFFGRVNYNYKERYMLEANLRYDGSSRFVGDKRWGLFPSFSAGWNIAREDFFRPLAGVIGTLKLRGSWGQLGNNNTDKANAWYPFYQNMITGSANSGWLIDSKKQNTAQLPGIVNSLMTWETIESWDIGLDFGLLDNRLTGSVGYYNRYTYDMIGPAPILPPVLGALPPQVNNCDMKSYGWELELSWRDRISEFDYSARFVLSDGKRKILRYPNPTNSLSSDVYYNGQILGDIWGYKTVGIAQTQEEMNAHLANGGTPNWGTNWGAGDVMYANLDGKEGVNNGSNTLEDHGDLTIIGNNTPRYNFGLTLTGAWKGFDFSVFLQGVMKRDYWLDGPYFWGANGGLWQSTAFKEHMDYWRPEGDPLGANTNAYYPKPYFNTDKNQKVQSGYLQNAAYCRLKNAQIGYTLPKTWTRKAAMESVRVYVSGDNLVTFSGISGVFDPELLGSDWGDGKLYPLQRTISIGLNVNF from the coding sequence ATGACGAAAAAAAGTAACCTATCCTTAAGGTTTACAAGAGTATGGGAAAAACACTGCCTGAAAACAGCAGCCGCAACTTTATTACTGTGCTGCGTGCTGCCCGTACAAGCAAAAGCCGATACTTACAAAACACAAGAGACTGCAAGTATACAACAGCAAACAGTGAAGACCACCGGTGTTATCATCGACAACACGGGTGAGCCTCTTATTGGAGTTTCCGTAAAAGTGCAGGGCACCAATACCGGAACCATCACTGACCTGGATGGAAAATTCTCAATTGACACTCCCCCAAAAGCTCTCCTTGAGTTTTCATTTATCGGTTATAAAACCATTATCATGGAAGTGACCGGAAAGGAACTCCATATCACTATGCAGGAAGATTCAAAACAATTGGACGAAGTGGTAGTAGTGGGTTACGGCTCACAAAAGAAAGTAAACGTTACCGGATCTGTAAGCATGGTCAATGCAGACGTTCTGGAATCACGTCCCGTACAAAATGTGTCACAAGCATTACAAGGGGTTATTCCCGGACTAAATATGTCTGTAGGAAGTAGCGGTGGCACGTTGGATGGCAAACTAAACGTGAATATCCGTGGAGCGGGTACGATAAGTGACGGATCGAGTAGCAGTCCGCTGGTATTGATCGACGGAATCGAAGGAGACATGAACACTGTTAACCCAAACGATATTGAATCGGTATCTGTACTGAAAGACGCAGCCTCTTCATCAATCTATGGTGCACGTGCGGCATTCGGAGTCATCCTGATTACTACGAAGAGTGGCAAGAGTGGTAAAACCCGTGTAAACTATTCGGGTAATGTGCGTTTCTCAGATGCTATTCAGTTGCCCGATATGGTGGATTCTTACACTTTTGCACAATACTTTAACCGGGCTTCGACCAATGGTGGAGAATCTCCTACCTTTGATGAAAAAGCATTGCAAAATATCCTGGACTTCCAAAACGGAAAATTTACCGACCCTTCTACTCCCGAATATTATGGAGTGGAGGCCGGACCGGACGGCAAATGGAAAAGCTATGCAGGATCTTTTGCCAATACAGACTGGTTCAAAGAGTTCTATAAGAGCTGGACGCCTTCTACGGAACACAACCTGAGTATCAGTGGAGGAACTGAGAAACTGACCTATATGATCAGTGGCAGCTTCCTGAATCAGAACGGCCTTATCAGGCATGGCGAAGATAACTTCAACCGCTATACGATGAACGCCAAAATTTCGGCAAAACCTGCGGAATGGGTCACATTGAACTATACAAGCAAATGGACCCGTGAGGATTATGACCGTCCCACCTACATGACAGGTGCGTTTTTTCATAACATTGCCCGTCGCTGGCCCACTTGCGCTCCAATGGATCCAAACGGCCATTATATGCCCAACATGGAAATCATCCAATTGGAAGAGGGAGGCGTACAAACCAGTCAAAGAAATTGGTATACCAATCAGCTGCAAGCCATCTTCGAGCCCGTTAAAGACTGGCGAATCGTAGTAGAAGGAAGCATGCGTACGTATACGCGAAAACAACACTGGGCTGTATTACCGATCTATGGATATGACGTAAACAATAAACCTTATTTATTGTCATGGAACGGTGGAGCAGCAGGGTATTCGGAGGTTCAGGACGAACGTGAAGATGAAGATTATTTCTCCGGAAACATTTATAGTGACTATGCAAAAACAATCGGTAATCATTATTTTAAAGTGATGGGCGGTTTCAATGCCGAACTCTTCCGGCCAAGCGGAATGACCGGGTTTGGAACCGACCTGATCAGCTCGAATGTCCCTTCTTTAGGATTGACACAGGACAATCAGAAAGCAAATGCATGGGCACGTGAAAGAGCAATTGCCGGTTTCTTCGGGCGTGTGAACTACAACTATAAAGAACGGTATATGTTAGAAGCCAATCTGCGTTATGACGGTTCTTCACGATTTGTTGGCGATAAGCGCTGGGGGTTGTTTCCGTCATTCTCCGCCGGATGGAATATTGCACGCGAAGACTTCTTCCGTCCATTGGCCGGTGTTATCGGCACTTTGAAGTTAAGAGGTTCTTGGGGGCAGCTTGGTAACAACAACACGGATAAGGCCAATGCCTGGTATCCGTTTTACCAGAATATGATTACGGGATCTGCCAATTCGGGATGGTTGATCGACAGTAAAAAGCAAAACACTGCCCAACTTCCGGGTATCGTCAATTCACTGATGACCTGGGAAACCATTGAATCATGGGACATTGGTTTGGATTTCGGTTTACTCGATAACCGTCTGACAGGATCGGTCGGCTATTATAACCGTTATACATACGATATGATCGGTCCGGCTCCTATATTACCTCCCGTGTTAGGGGCCCTACCTCCCCAAGTGAACAACTGTGATATGAAGTCATACGGTTGGGAGTTGGAACTTTCATGGAGAGATCGCATCAGTGAATTTGATTATAGTGCACGATTTGTTTTATCTGACGGGAAGCGTAAAATATTGAGATATCCGAATCCTACGAACTCACTCTCTTCGGATGTATACTATAATGGACAAATATTGGGTGACATCTGGGGATACAAAACGGTCGGTATTGCACAAACCCAGGAAGAAATGAATGCACACTTGGCCAATGGAGGTACCCCAAACTGGGGGACGAACTGGGGAGCCGGTGACGTTATGTATGCCAATCTTGATGGAAAAGAAGGTGTCAACAATGGTTCGAATACTTTGGAAGATCATGGTGACCTGACAATAATCGGTAACAACACCCCAAGATATAATTTCGGTTTGACGTTGACCGGGGCATGGAAAGGATTCGACTTTTCGGTGTTCCTGCAAGGGGTAATGAAAAGGGATTATTGGTTGGACGGGCCATACTTCTGGGGGGCCAATGGAGGATTGTGGCAATCGACTGCATTCAAAGAACATATGGATTATTGGCGTCCTGAAGGCGATCCACTCGGTGCAAACACCAATGCTTATTACCCCAAACCCTATTTTAATACGGATAAAAACCAGAAAGTACAAAGCGGATATCTTCAGAATGCTGCATATTGCCGCCTGAAGAATGCTCAGATAGGTTATACTCTGCCTAAAACATGGACTCGAAAAGCGGCAATGGAATCGGTGCGTGTTTATGTGTCCGGAGACAATCTGGTTACCTTTTCGGGAATCAGCGGAGTATTTGATCCGGAATTATTGGGTAGCGACTGGGGAGACGGTAAGCTCTATCCCTTGCAAAGAACGATTTCTATCGGCTTAAATGTTAACTTCTAA
- a CDS encoding PepSY-like domain-containing protein, protein MKKLKFNLLTGLLLLISVSVFAAGFPPPDKVQETFQKMYPKVTTVDWQRKGDYHIADIRVDGRELNVWFSDKGKWLMTEVDVETLEAVPAAVAKAFMQSTMASMQLEDVRIITFPKQPAVIVIEVEEYNTDTEFQLFYAPDGKLLQTLNVSDTGGEIYPGLF, encoded by the coding sequence ATGAAAAAGCTTAAATTTAATTTGTTGACAGGATTGCTGTTGCTGATTTCCGTCTCTGTTTTTGCAGCCGGCTTTCCACCTCCCGATAAAGTACAGGAGACCTTTCAGAAAATGTATCCCAAAGTTACTACAGTTGATTGGCAACGAAAGGGAGACTATCACATTGCCGATATCAGGGTGGACGGACGGGAATTAAACGTCTGGTTTAGTGATAAGGGCAAATGGTTGATGACGGAGGTAGATGTCGAAACTCTGGAGGCTGTTCCTGCCGCTGTGGCAAAGGCCTTTATGCAAAGTACGATGGCATCTATGCAGCTGGAAGATGTAAGAATCATCACTTTCCCTAAGCAGCCGGCGGTAATTGTGATAGAAGTGGAAGAGTATAATACAGACACTGAGTTTCAGTTGTTTTATGCTCCGGACGGCAAACTGTTGCAGACCCTTAACGTGAGCGATACCGGAGGAGAGATTTACCCGGGATTGTTTTAG
- a CDS encoding sialidase family protein, whose protein sequence is MNYMQIATTENTIYTSPDASKIFCYTPSIIVTPTGRLIVSFDLGGEGVKSIEGHKSSRAGGSRFGQGKIFISDDNGQKWTFVQNFPFWHARLFTIGNSIYLIGHAGDICIMKSEDNGESWSDTYFLTHGEKWHSSACNVLFSNGNVYLAMEQRCRLNEVTGWDVAGLSPTLFRACVEDNLCLASSWSRSEKFIYKEVFDGAKLDFFGIPFYDCETNKPKEIATGINNAPLGWLEANVVKFVDKDHIWHTDLKEVFHLFLRAHTGGVNYAHLFKIEIQDDQSMIPSLEHTPSGQKISYIPFPGGHLKFFIIYDELTRFYWLVSNQATDSMRRVSSLSNIKRYGLPNNERHRLQLHFSRNCVDWCFAGMVACSTNELYSRNYPSAVIKGDDLHIVCRSADEHALNPQYNNMITHHIVSNFRQLIY, encoded by the coding sequence ATGAACTATATGCAGATAGCCACTACTGAAAATACGATTTACACCTCTCCTGACGCATCAAAGATTTTTTGTTATACGCCTTCCATTATTGTCACACCAACGGGACGTTTAATAGTTTCTTTCGATTTAGGAGGAGAAGGTGTAAAAAGTATAGAGGGCCATAAGTCATCCAGAGCTGGTGGAAGCAGATTTGGACAAGGGAAAATATTCATTTCTGATGATAATGGACAGAAATGGACTTTCGTTCAAAATTTCCCGTTTTGGCATGCACGTCTGTTCACAATAGGTAACAGCATCTACCTGATCGGGCATGCCGGGGATATTTGTATCATGAAATCGGAAGATAATGGTGAAAGCTGGTCTGACACCTATTTCCTCACCCACGGAGAAAAGTGGCATTCTTCAGCCTGCAATGTCCTTTTTTCCAATGGGAATGTATATTTAGCCATGGAGCAACGTTGCCGATTGAACGAAGTGACAGGATGGGACGTAGCCGGATTATCCCCTACGCTGTTTCGGGCTTGTGTCGAGGACAATCTTTGCCTTGCATCTTCATGGAGCAGATCTGAAAAATTTATTTATAAGGAAGTGTTTGATGGAGCCAAATTGGATTTTTTCGGCATTCCGTTTTATGATTGTGAAACCAATAAGCCCAAGGAAATAGCGACAGGTATCAACAATGCTCCCCTAGGCTGGCTTGAAGCAAATGTAGTTAAATTTGTAGATAAAGACCATATTTGGCATACTGATTTGAAAGAAGTTTTTCATCTTTTTCTAAGAGCCCATACAGGAGGTGTCAATTATGCACACCTCTTTAAAATAGAAATACAAGACGACCAAAGTATGATTCCCTCATTGGAGCACACCCCTTCCGGACAAAAGATTTCATATATCCCATTTCCCGGCGGACATCTGAAATTCTTTATCATATATGATGAACTGACAAGATTTTATTGGTTAGTGTCCAATCAGGCCACAGACTCTATGAGACGTGTCAGCTCTTTATCAAATATAAAGAGATATGGATTACCTAATAATGAACGACACCGGTTGCAACTTCATTTTTCAAGGAATTGCGTAGACTGGTGTTTTGCCGGAATGGTGGCTTGCTCTACAAATGAATTATATTCAAGAAATTATCCTTCAGCGGTAATCAAAGGAGATGATTTGCATATTGTCTGCCGATCAGCCGATGAACATGCACTCAACCCTCAATATAATAACATGATAACTCATCATATCGTGAGTAACTTTCGTCAGCTTATATATTGA